One window from the genome of Glycine soja cultivar W05 chromosome 12, ASM419377v2, whole genome shotgun sequence encodes:
- the LOC114378979 gene encoding cytochrome P450 93A3-like, which produces MEKARKEIDSIIGKDIMVLETDIDNLPSLQAIVKETLRLHPPSPFVLRESTGNCTIAGYDIPAKTQVFTNVWAIGRDPKYWDGPLEFRPKRFLSNDNESGKMGQVGFRGQHYQLLLLGVEEKGVLELH; this is translated from the coding sequence ATGGAGAAAGCAAGGAAGGAGATTGACTCTATCATTGGCAAAGACATAATGGTATTGGAAACAGATATAGATAATCTTCCTTCTCTTCAAGCCATAGTGAAGGAGACACTGAGGCTTCACCCTCCATCTCCATTTGTATTGAGAGAGTCAACTGGGAATTGCACCATTGCTGGATATGACATTCCAGCAAAGACTCAGGTTTTCACTAATGTGTGGGCTATTGGTAGGGATCCAAAGTACTGGGATGGCCCTCTTGAGTTTAGGCCTAAAAGGTTTCTTAGCAATGATAATGAGAGTGGAAAAATGGGTCAAGTTGGATTCAGGGGACAACATTATCAACTTTTGCTTTTGGGAGTGGAAGAAAAGGGTGTCCTGGAGCTTCACTAG
- the LOC114378980 gene encoding uncharacterized protein LOC114378980, which produces MENNEKIVDFFNRIITHTNAMKNCGEKISKQTIVEKILRTLNPKFDHIVVAIEESKKLEEITVEELQGSLEVHEQRLIEREIEKPRENHQALQAHTSKRVGNNSRGNFRGRGRGKNFKSSFKGNTQNQEQGKNEEDQP; this is translated from the coding sequence atggagAACAATGAGAAGATAGTTGATTTCTTCAATAGAATCATCACTCACACAAATGCTATGAAGAACTGTGGTGAGAAGATTTCAAAACAAACAATTGTAGAAAAGATCCTAAGAACTCTTAATCCCAAGTTTGACCACATAGTCGTAGCCATTGAAGAATCCAAGAAACTTGAAGAAATAACAGTAGAAGAACTTCAAGGTTCTCTTGAAGTACATGAGCAGAGACTCATTGAAAGAGAAATAGAGAAGCCAAGGGAGAATCATCAGGCATTGCAGGCTCATACATCAAAGAGAGTAGGCAATAACTCCAGAGGTAATTTTAGAGGCCGTGGGCGTGGGAAAAATTTCAAAAGTAGCTTTAAAGGAAACAcacaaaatcaagaacaaggAAAGAATGAAGAAGATCAGCCATAA
- the LOC114378981 gene encoding uncharacterized protein LOC114378981 produces the protein MAKEENEADSEEQSLLLMMITDSESQNNEIWYIDSGCSNHMTGHRDWLVNFDAMKKSKVRFVDDRVIQAEGEGNVAVRRLDGRQAMFTYVLYVLGMKSNLISMSQLLENGFSMKMSNGSLEVYDTAKKMIVKALLARIRTFKVNLNTIEPQCLSAVTLSDESWLWHLRLGHLNFKDLSLLR, from the coding sequence ATGGCCAAAGAAGAGAATGAAGCAGACTCTGAAGAACAATCcttgctgctgatgatgattacTGATTCAGAATCTCAGAATAATGAAATCTGGTACATAGATTCTGGATGCTCAAATCATATGACTGGACATAGGGATTGGCTTGTCAATTTTGATGCAATGAAGAAGAGTAAAGTAAGATTTGTAGACGACAGAGTCATACAGGCTGAAGGAGAAGGGAATGTGGCTGTTAGAAGACTAGATGGAAGACAAGCAATGTTCACATATGTACTCTATGTTCTTGGGATGAAGAGTAACCTGATAAGTATGAGTCAACTCCTAGAGAATggattttcaatgaaaatgagTAATGGATCTCTGGAAGTCTATGATACAGCAAAAAAAATGATCGTGAAAGCTCTATTGGCTAGAATTAGAACATTCAAGGTAAATCTGAATACCATTGAACCTCAATGCCTTTCTGCTGTTACCTTGTCTGATGAATCATGGTTATGGCATTTAAGGCTAGGCCACTtgaattttaaagatttaagcctattgagataa